The segment TTCCAGGGATTTGGTCGACCTTTTAAACCGTTACCATGCCGACGGGAAGACTATAGTGACCGCGACGCACGATATGCACATAGTAGGCGAGATCGCGGATATTATTTATGTCTTCGGTCGTGATAAAAGGATAATAAGGAGCGGTCCTCCGGAAGAGATATTGGCAGATACCGGATTTTTGCAGGAACATAATCTTATACATACTCACATGCATACTCACAGCGGCAAGACGCATGCGCATCCGCATCAGCATCCGCTTCATGATCATCCGCACGCATAAGACGAAAGCAGAAAAATATTTCAAATTTCCGGGAATAAAATTCCATTTTACGCGTCTAATATACGAGAGCTCAAATGAACGAAGATATCCTATGCATCGACAGATTTCTTAAAGGCGAAGAGAGAGGTTTCGAGGAACTGGTAAGAAGATACCAGGATCGGGTTCTCAACATAGTCCGTTCGCTGACCGGTAAAGACGCCGAAAGCGAAGACATAGCGCAGGAAGTGTTTATGAAAGTGTACTACGGGTTAAAATCTTTCAAGAAGGATTCCCGGTTTTCGACATGGCTTTACCGGATCACTGTAAACACGACATATAGTTTCCATCGCGGCAAGAAGGTTTTTTTCGAAGGCGCTGAAGCGCTTGAAAATAGTCCGGATCCGCGTAAAGATCCAGGGGCGGCGCTACTCGCGAAAGAGAGAGAGGCAATGCTCCGCAAAGCCATGGATGATGTGCCCATCAATTTCAGGACGGCATTGGTGCTTAAAGACGTAGAAGGATTAAGTTACACCGAGATTTCGGAAGTTTTGGGTTGCCGGATAGGAACGGTGGAGTCAAGAATATACAGGGCAAGGCAATTTCTTAGAGAGAGCCTGCTAAAATTAAAGGGAGGAGCGGTATGAGAGAATGCGCGAAGGTGAAAAAACTCTTATCCCGGTACATAGATAAAGAGGCGAATTTCGCGGAGGATAGCCTTGTCAGAACGCATATAGCGAATTGCGCTTTTTGTGAAAAGGAGCTTTCCGAACTCGCCGGCGTGAAAGCGCTTGTTTCCGGAAATAAGAGGGTAAGTCTGCCGCAGGATTACATGGTGTCGCGGTTGCGTACGGAGATCGGCCGCATACGTCAGGTAGGAGATAGGCTGTCATGGGCCGCGATGGGAAATTTTGCGCGCAGGCTGATACCGATCCCTGCCGTCGCCCTGGTAGCTTCGATAGTATTCTTAGTTATTATATCCGGTCAGCCCGTAACTGGGGATAGCCTGGAAGAGCATATATTCAGCGGTAATGCCGCTACGATGGATACGGCATTAAAGGTAGTGTTGGGTGCGCGAAACTAAAGAGAGGAGATGTTTTGTATGAATAAGAATATGCTATATGTTGTTGGCCTTGCGGTACTGTGTGTCCTGGCCGGAGTGATTGTCGGCGCCGGCATAGTTAAAAAAGCGGGATTTCCGCCGTCATGTCATGATCGGGCGAGCTTTACCGCGCGGGCGGAGGGGTTCATGGGGCGTACCCCTGGAAATTTTGAGAGTCGCGGTGCTGGCCGGCATTTTGGCAAAGGAACTGAAGGAAAACGCCATCCGGACCTTATCAAGATCTTCGTGGATAAATTGACTCTTACAAAAGAGCAGGAAGCCAGGACAAAAGAAATACTGGACAGGACGCGGCAGGAGATCGATGAAGTTGGCAAGAGTGTCCGCGGCGCCATAACCAGTATCAAGGAGAAGAGTGACAAGGCGATCATGGATATACTCACCCCGCAACAGCAGGAGAAGTTCAAAGCCATGATAGAAGAATTCGAGGCCAAGAAAAATAGCGGTCCGTGTGGTCAGAAAGGTGATCATGGCCCCATGGGGATGGAACAGCACAGGATGGGCCCGGACGGAGATAGTCTTCCGCCTCAAAACGAATAATTGACGGAGAGGCATATGATAAGCAATGGCGCGTTGAAAAAAATATTGAGCGTAGCTTTGTTAACGGTGTTTCTTTTGAACCAGGCGCCGCAGGCATATGCGTGGGGACGGGGTAACCCACGCCATCGCCCGGAGGACCCGAATCGCGGCGGTTATTACACGCCTAACTATTCTCCGCATGGCAGGGCTGTGCTGGATCTGCCCGATGGGTACATAAGGACGATAATAGGCGGGCTCGAATATTTTTATTGGCAGGGTATGTTCTATCGGATGATGGAAGACCGATATGTGGTCGTCCCGGCGCCAGTGGGGGCGGTTGTTACGACCATACCTCAGGGGTCTCAGCCTGTTATAGTCGATGGTATCCCGTACTATAACATCAACGGCGTTACCTATATGTACACGCCCGAAGGATATCAGGTTGTACCTCAACCCAAGACGATCATAGTAAAAAAATATATCGTCGAAAAGGAAGATTCTGCTAAAACGGTAAATATTAAAGGAACGACTACTGCCGTGTCAGATTCCGATGAAGCATTCACTATCAATATTCCCAACTCCAAAGGAAGTTATACTGCCGTAACCTTGAAGAGATCCGGCGCCGGTTTTGTCGGGCCCCAGGGCGAATATTACGCGGAATTCCCAAGGGTCAAACAATTAAAAGTAATGTATGCGAAATGAGGCATGCATTGAATTACTGTTCGACGAACTATTCCCGGACGGATGGGGTGTCGTGCTTATGTTTATTGCCTGCTCCGACGGCTCTGACCATGCGCATTGACATGCCGCTTGTTTTATAGTAATCTTGTTCTAATATGAATAAGATAATAGAGCGGCCTGTTCTGGCCATATCAATCCTCACAGTCCTTTGCGCGTTTATATTCTTCTTCCGCCTTGGCGGAATGGCGCTGACCGATCCCGATGAGACTTTTTATGCCCAGACGGCAAAAGAGATGCTTCATAGCGGTGATTGGGTTACTCCCAGCCTGTACGGAAAACCTCAATTCGAAAAACCGATACTCATTTACTGGCTCGTAGGCGCTTCCTATAAAATATTCGGCGTAAATGAGATGGCCGCCCGGTTTCCATCGGCAGTCTTTGCCTTTGCTGGGGTGATAGCCATATATTTTCTCGGCTCGCTCCTTTTTAACAGGCGCGCGGGTTTTCTCTGCGCGGTTATACTGGCCGCAAACATAGAGTATGTCATACTTTCGCGGGCGTGTATAACCGATATGGCGCTGACCGTATCCATGCTCTTCGGCGTGCTCTTCTTTTTCTATGGTTATCTGAAAAATAAGCGGTATTTTTACGTCCTGTCATCGGCGGCGTTTGGCCTGGCCGTCCTCGCGAAAGGCCCTATAGCTATAGCGTTGCCCGCAGTGATTTTTTTCGTATTCCTTCTTTTGAATAAGGACCTGGGCCGTATAAAAAAAATGCCGCTTTTGTTATGCATAGCGGTGTTTGTGCTGGTTGCCGGGCCATGGTATTACACGGCATATAAACTGCATGGGCGGGAATTCATAGACGCATTTTTTGGATTTCATAATATCACCAGATTTATGCAGTCGGAACACAAGATAGGTTCTCAGGTCTATTACAATATTCCCGTCATATTTGCCGGATTTTTTCCGTGGAGTGTATTTCTTCCGCTCGGTTTCTGGCATATGTTTAAAAAGAGTTTTTCCGGTATTGCTACCGAGAAGAGCCGCTCAATATTTATCCTGACATGGTTTTTTGCGATATTTTTATTTTTCTCCGCTTCGCGCACGAAACTACCGACGTACGTATTCCCGTGCTTTATATCGCTGGCGCTTATTGTGGGCGCGCTATGGGATGATTTTTTACACGCAGGGAGGTTTAGCCGTAAATTTGCCATAGTATTTAAAGCATCGCATTATTTCCTCGTGTTTGCCGTAGTGGCCGGAGCGATCGGTGTAGCGATTTATGCATGCTTTAAAATGCCGGAAGTATTATATGGCGCTATGATATCAGGCGCAGTGCTTGCCGCAGGTTTTTTTATTTCAGCAGTAGCATTTTTCAAAAAAAGATATATGGCGGCATTTTTTCTCATAGTTGTTGCGCTCATGGTATTCCTACTGCCGTTGAGTAAACTTGTTTTACCCGTTATCGATAGATACGAGGCAAGCAAAGAAATATCCGGCAAGATTTTACCGATGATTAAAGGCGGTGAGGAATTTGGGGCGCAGAGTAATTATATTCCGGGATTGGCATTCTATGCGGATAAGTTCGCGAAAGACCTGGATAACCATGAGGTGCTTGTAAGGTTCCTGAATTCGGATAAACGTGTATGGTGCGTCATAAAAGAGCAGAATCACAGGGGTCTTTACGATCCGGAAATAAATAGCGAATATGTGAAACCTTCATACCTGGTTTACAGAGTGGGCAAGAGGTCGATCATTACGAATCAGGTGCCGGAAGACGGCGTCTATATACTCAAACGGGAGTTT is part of the Candidatus Omnitrophota bacterium genome and harbors:
- a CDS encoding sigma-70 family RNA polymerase sigma factor, translated to MNEDILCIDRFLKGEERGFEELVRRYQDRVLNIVRSLTGKDAESEDIAQEVFMKVYYGLKSFKKDSRFSTWLYRITVNTTYSFHRGKKVFFEGAEALENSPDPRKDPGAALLAKEREAMLRKAMDDVPINFRTALVLKDVEGLSYTEISEVLGCRIGTVESRIYRARQFLRESLLKLKGGAV
- a CDS encoding zf-HC2 domain-containing protein; translation: MRECAKVKKLLSRYIDKEANFAEDSLVRTHIANCAFCEKELSELAGVKALVSGNKRVSLPQDYMVSRLRTEIGRIRQVGDRLSWAAMGNFARRLIPIPAVALVASIVFLVIISGQPVTGDSLEEHIFSGNAATMDTALKVVLGARN
- a CDS encoding DUF6515 family protein — protein: MISNGALKKILSVALLTVFLLNQAPQAYAWGRGNPRHRPEDPNRGGYYTPNYSPHGRAVLDLPDGYIRTIIGGLEYFYWQGMFYRMMEDRYVVVPAPVGAVVTTIPQGSQPVIVDGIPYYNINGVTYMYTPEGYQVVPQPKTIIVKKYIVEKEDSAKTVNIKGTTTAVSDSDEAFTINIPNSKGSYTAVTLKRSGAGFVGPQGEYYAEFPRVKQLKVMYAK
- a CDS encoding glycosyltransferase family 39 protein, which gives rise to MNKIIERPVLAISILTVLCAFIFFFRLGGMALTDPDETFYAQTAKEMLHSGDWVTPSLYGKPQFEKPILIYWLVGASYKIFGVNEMAARFPSAVFAFAGVIAIYFLGSLLFNRRAGFLCAVILAANIEYVILSRACITDMALTVSMLFGVLFFFYGYLKNKRYFYVLSSAAFGLAVLAKGPIAIALPAVIFFVFLLLNKDLGRIKKMPLLLCIAVFVLVAGPWYYTAYKLHGREFIDAFFGFHNITRFMQSEHKIGSQVYYNIPVIFAGFFPWSVFLPLGFWHMFKKSFSGIATEKSRSIFILTWFFAIFLFFSASRTKLPTYVFPCFISLALIVGALWDDFLHAGRFSRKFAIVFKASHYFLVFAVVAGAIGVAIYACFKMPEVLYGAMISGAVLAAGFFISAVAFFKKRYMAAFFLIVVALMVFLLPLSKLVLPVIDRYEASKEISGKILPMIKGGEEFGAQSNYIPGLAFYADKFAKDLDNHEVLVRFLNSDKRVWCVIKEQNHRGLYDPEINSEYVKPSYLVYRVGKRSIITNQVPEDGVYILKREFAGK